A window from Apostichopus japonicus isolate 1M-3 chromosome 2, ASM3797524v1, whole genome shotgun sequence encodes these proteins:
- the LOC139957118 gene encoding alpha-N-acetylneuraminide alpha-2,8-sialyltransferase-like: protein MKAFQTSKVYLTIILLLNFVYLSFIGFQLQSGNSCFAPGRTSTISRSLSRQAESITTSDLSENRTRNSLTDSEQKIWVFTDDNLEKIYFYNRLLKKEHSFNKANLKTFRDKLFGVLGDDFNNYLVVHRGNTANNSQLQYNGSKKLRFNVTDKVYRRLPHNFTVKEYRRCSVVGNSGAILQSRCGQDIDKADFVYRCNAAPIRPFVKDAGEKTNITSFNPSILGKRYHRLTHNDSLTLFLRDMKEYYGIVWASCFSFQAYTTECIQVLCNYTNTENQFVLAHPDHFLRVERFWRSQGFKKRLTSGFYLATAALSHCSEVHLYGFWPFTHKSGSTFEQLSYHYYDNLSYNTASSKGPHGMMTEFAILVQFHLRGILKLHAGEC from the exons ATGAAGGCCTTTCAGACATCTAAGGTTTACCTGACTATTATTCTCTTGCTCAATTTTGTGTATCTTAGTTTCATTGGATTCCAGTTACAAAGTGGTAATTCATGTTTCGCTCCAGGGAGGACATCAACTATCAGCAGATCTTTGTCAAGACAGGCAGAAAGCATTACCACGTCAGATTTGTCGGAGAACAGGACAAGAAACAG TTTAACCGACAGTGAGCAGAAAATTTGGGTGTTCACGGATGATAATCTGGAGAAGATTTATTTCTACAACAGACTCCTGAAAAAAGAACATAGTTTTAATAAAGCTAACCTTAAAACATTTAG AGACAAGCTGTTTGGTGTATTGGGAGACGATTTCAATAACTATTTGGTGGTACATCGAGGAAATACCGCAAATAACTCACAACTTCAGTACAACGGAAGCAAGAAACTCCGCTTTAACGTAACTGATAAAGTCTATCGACGATTACCCCAT AATTTTACCGTCAAAGAGTACAGACGTTGTAGCGTTGTAGGCAACAGCGGAGCGATACTTCAAAGCAGATGTGGACAAGATATTGATAAGGCTGACTTTGTCTACAG ATGCAATGCTGCCCCTATTCGACCATTTGTGAAGGACGCAGGAGAAAAGACAAACATAACCTCTTTTAATCCGAGTATTTTGGGCAAAAG ATACCATCGTCTAACCCATAATGACAGCTTGACGTTATTCCTACGAGATATGAAAGAATATTACGGTATAGTATGGGCATCATGTTTTTCCTTCCAAGCCTACACCACTGAGTGCATACAAGTGCTTTGTAACTATACTAACACTGAAAACCAGTTTGTTCTGGCACATCCCGACCACTTCCTAAGAGTAGAAAGATTTTGGCGTTCTCAAGGTTTCAAGAAAAGGCTTACATCAG GCTTTTATCTTGCTACAGCTGCTTTGAGTCACTGCAGTGAAGTTCATCTTTACGGATTTTGGCCTTTTACTCACAAATCGGGAAGTACATTTGAGCAGCTCTCTTATCATTACTACGATAACTTGAGTTACAACACAGCGAGTAGCAAAGGTCCACATGGAATGATGACAGAGTTCGCTATCCTTGTTCAGTTCCATCTCAGAGGAATACTGAAGTTACATGCAGGGGAGTGTTGA